CCGGCAGCAGAGAGCCCTGCAGCACTTCGCCAGCCGCGCCTGTATGGATATTGATAATCTGGGCAACGCGGTCATTGAACAGTTGGTCAGCCGCCAACTGGCAAAAACACCAGCCGACCTCTACCAGCTTCAGGAAAACGATTTGCTGGAGCTGGACAAGTTTGCTGAAAAATCAGCGAACAATCTCATTAAAGCGCTCGAAGCCAGTAAGGGCTGCGAACTCTGGCAACTTGTCCACGGCCTCGGCATTCCCCATGTCGGCAAACAATCGGCTAAGGATCTTGAGGCTCATTTTGGCTCGCTTGACGCCATCATGCAGGCGGATGAAGAGACGCTGGAGGAAGTCGATGGTGTGGGTTCGATCATGGCGCAAAGCATTCACGCCTGGTTCTCGAATGAGAATAACCGAGCAGAAATCGAACGCTTGCGCTCGATCGGCCTGAATTTCACGACAAAGTGTCAGGCCCCGGCTTCAGGTCCTTTATCCGGAAAGACCATCGTTCTCACCGGTGCGCTACCCAACTTGACACGCGACCAAGCTACGGACCTGATTGAGAAGGCAGGTGGCCGCACCAGCTCAAGTGTCAGCAAAAAAACCGACTACCTTCTGGCCGGAGAGGCTAGCGGATCGAAATACGCAAAAGCCGAAAAACTGGGTGTGCCGATTATCAATGAAGCGGATTTTCTTGCATTAACCGATTAGGCATAACACCTGCAGGCCCGATCAGCGACTTTCCAGGAACCACATACCCGTACCGTTGAAGGCGACGCTGCTCTAGGTTTGGTAAAAAAAAATCCATGGTATAAGAACCCGTTTTAACTATTCTGAGGTTTACTGGATTAAACATATTCATTTCATGCAAGCACTACACCAACTACTGACCCATCAACCGATGGTCGCTCTCTTTGCCATCATAGCGGTGGGCTTACTCTTGGGTAGCATTACGATTAAAGGGATCAACCTTGGCAGTTCAGGAGTGCTCTTTTCCGCCCTACTCTCCGGCCATCTTGGTTACAGCATTCCCGGAGGAGTCGGCACGCTCGGCTTGGTTTTATTTGTTTATTGCGTCGGTATCGGCGCTGGTGGCCGATTCTTTGCCTCCGTAGCCCGCGAGGGTGCTACTCTGGCAAAATTGGCTCTCGTGATTGTAGCCACCGGCGGCCTGATCACATGGGCTGGCGCCAGCCTACTGGACTTGCCCTCTGACTTGGCCGCCGGAATCTTTGCCGGTGCCCTTACCAGCACGCCCGCATTGGCGGCCGCAACGGAAGGGCTGAAGGAATCCGGCAGTGGAGTGAGTATAGGTTACGGTATCGCCTACCCGATGGGAGTGATCGGCGTGGTCTTGTTTGTGCAACTATTGCCCCGTATTTTGAAGCATGATCTGGAAAAAATCGCGGCCACACATGCTGCGGCAACCGAAATCGAGGAGAAGGTCGAAAACGTCCTTGTCGAAGTGACCAATCAAAATCTCATTGGTAAAAAAATCGCCGATTCAGGTGTCGCCAACTTCAACGCCTGCCAGGTTTCACGTATTTTCAAGAACGGCCAACTCGTGCCCCTGAGCTACGAAGACAGTTACTCTGAAGGTCAATTATTGCTTCTGGTGGGACGTGGCCGGGAAATCAACATCGCGATCGACTATCTCGGCCACCGCAGTCACCGAAATATCCTCAAAGACGTCGAAAACGAGCGGCAACAACTCCTCGTCACCAATCGCAGGATAGCCGGACAAAGCATCCGCGAACTGGCGCCACTCAAACATTTCGGGGCTGTTATTACCAGGATCACACGACTGGGAATTACCTTCGTTCCGAATGCGTCGACCATCATCGAGACCAACGATCAACTAACGGCCGTAGGCCGTAGCGAGGATTTGAAAAAATTTGCCAAAGCCGTCGGCCACCGGAGCAATGCCATCGACACCACCGACCTGTTGTCCCTTTCCGCGGGGCTGACGCTGGGAATCATCGTCGGCCTGATTCCGATCGGACTCCCCGGAAGTACGCCTGTCACCCTTGGTCTCGCCGGCGGACCACTCTTTGTCGCGCTTTTACTCGGACACTTCGGCCGGGTGGGCAGACTGGTGGGGCATATTCCACGACCTACCCGTATGCTTCTTCAGGAGTTGGGGCTCGTCTTTTTCCTGGCCAATGCCGGCGTACGAGGTGGTGGCGCTCTGGCCGAAACAGTCAACCAATACGGAGTGGTTCTCTTCGGACTGGGTATTTTGGTTAGCGTTGTTCCGTTAATCGTGGCCTGGCCTCTCGCGAGGAAGCTCTTCCACTTGGATCCTTTGCAATCACTTGGCGGAATATGTGGTGGTATGACTTCAACACCGGCACTGGGAGCAATCACTGCCAAGACTGACTCACAGGTCCCCGTTGTCAGTTATGTCTCGGCTTATCCGGTTGCTCTCATCGTCATGATCCTAGTCGCCAAGATGCTGATTGGTGTCTTGTCCTGAACCTTTCTTAGGCTTTTTCTTAAACACGTGGAAACCTACTTGGGAATCGATGGCGGGGGCAGCAAAACCCGCGCCCTACTGGTCGATGCGAATGGACGACCATTGCACTATTCGGAATCAGGCCCGAGCAACCTGAACGTCTATAGCAAAGCTAGTGTGCAGGCCTCGTTACGTGCCGTGATCGACGAGTGCCTCCAGGTAGTCAACACGCAGCCATTTGCTACTTGTCTTGGATTGGCGGGGGCCGGCAATCCAGAGACCGGAAGAAAACTGGAAGCCATTGTCGATCCGCTGGGACTCGGAAAGTTTCGTATCGTATCCGATGCCGAGATTGCTCTGGAAGGTGCCTTTTCCGGTGGCCCCGGGATACTCTTGATCGCAGGTACCGGTTCCGTGTGCCTGGCAAAATCAGCCAACGGCAGTACCCATCAGTGCGGTGGCTGGGGCTGGCTGGCAGACGATGCCGGAAGTGCCGCCTGGATCGGGCAACGTGCTCTGGAAGCTGCGGTTCAACAAAACGACGGCCGCTTAGAAGGACAGCGCCTTAAGGATGAGGTGTTCGCGCACCTTGAGATCAAAGACAGCAAAGATATCAGTAACAGGCTCTATCAGCCCCTACTCGAAAGATCCCAACTCGCCGAGCTTGCAAAGCTCGTACTTCAGCTCGCGGAGAATGGCGACGATGACGCTCAACTGATTCAGATAAGCGCGCTCAAAGAATTGGAGAAGCTGGTACGGGCCACCGCCCGGGTGGCCGGGATTCATGCTACAGTCGCCCTGGCTGGCGGGCTGTTGAGCCATAACCAAAGCTTCCGCCGTGCCCTTGAAGGCAGGCTCAGTGACTTCACCATTCAAGAACCCGAATTCAATCAATTGGAAGGTGCCGTCGCACAGGCCCGTAAAATCCGAAAATGAAAGAGTCCATACTTGCAAAACAGTTCAAGGCTCTCTTCATTCCGAGTTCTTGAGGAGAAGTGACAGAGTGGCCGAATGTGCCTGACTCGAAATCAGGTGTGCCGGAAACGGTACCGGGGGTTCGAATCCCTCCTTCTCCGCCAGGCTTCGTCTGAAGCGGAGCGAAGCTACGAAGCCGGACTCCGAAGCCCCAGTGGAACTACGCCCGGGCAAGCCAGGCAAAAAACGACCAGCGCCCTTTCGTCTGCAACTCGTTGCAGCTACGAAGTCTGTCCCGGCGTCGCGCAGCAGAGCCGGACTCCACAGCTCCCACCTGAACTACGCCCGGCAAGCGTGAATGAGAAGAAAACGGCTTCTACGACTACAGCGAAGCTTGGAGCCAGATGAAGACTACTCCGCCGGCAGCAGATTCGTGTCTGGTTCAAGTGTGGCTTCTTCGGCTTCAGGTGTTTCCGATTCAGTATTGGGATCCACTGCCTCTTCGACCTCTTCGACCTCTTCCGCCTCATCTGCACCGTATTTTTCCTCGCGATAGGCTTTTGCCTCCTCCCGGTCGCTTTCCGGAAACGCAACGCCCAAACGCGATTCGTGCCATTCAATCGCCTCGACGCGTGATTGGTTCGTGGAATATCCGTTTTTAAGCGTTTCCATCTTTTGCTCGTAGTAATCCCGGTTACGCGAGTTTTCCGCGGCTTCCTCTTTCAGGAGTTCCACTTGTTTCTTGTAAGGAACGAAAGTGAATTCACTTTCCGCCCGCGCCTGACTGACAAAGCCTTCAAAACGGTCGTCGATATAAAGATGCGAGTCGTCGTAAGCAATAAGCGCGCCTGCGTTCCTGTCCTCCACCTCGGATTCCTGATCCATCTCCGGTAAAGCCTCCCAATCACTCACAAGTTCGTTCAAAATCGCAAGTCTGGTGTTCTCACTTAGCAATTTGGAGGGCACACGGAAATAAGCGCCTTCCCCCCGCTTCACGAGGAGATCGTTTCCATCAATGAAGAGCACTTGCCCGGCAAAGCCCTGGCCAGCCTGGTTTTCAATATCGATTTCACCCGTCAGTGCCTGATCAGGACCCATCTCATTCAAGGCCAATTTAAACTCATCGATCAAGCGGATCATTTGCCTCATTTCATCCATTTGCGTCACGAGGGCATCTTTGAGTTCTTTCCCCCTGGTCCGGGTCTTCTCCGCACTGATAACTTTTTTGTTGAGCCCACCTTTTTTATCGGGAGTCGCCATCATCGATTCGGCATCGCTCAAACGCCCCTGAAGCTCAGCCAGGTTTAATACGAATCTTTGTCGAAGCGTATCCCAAACCGCGGGATCATCCAGGCGGTGCTTGCGGCACAGACGACGAAAATCCGGCTGATTTTTGAAACTTATAAAAAGATCCGTGTACTTTCCGTCATGTTTTTCAGCAAACTTTTCAACGCTCAAGTCGCTCAACTGCGGTTGCTCGGGTGTCTCGTTTGCCGAGAGGCCGACAAACGGAATGACCAAAATTAAGAGGTAGAATAAACTACGCGGTGGCAACTCAAAGCAAAGACGGTAACAACTCCTGAACATACATTTATGTCATTCTGTGCCCATCCAGTGGTCAAGGCATTTTGCGCGATTTGAGGGCGTTTGATGTGACCGTGGGCAGTCAACGCGCAGCCCGGAAGGTATTTACATTTTTTTCTTAACAAAATTGATCAGCTGCTTCGCCACCGGAATTCGTTTATAGACGATATCCGTCGGGTCCCAGTAATCCTGATGGAAAATAATTTTACCATCGGCGTTGAATCTCATGTGCGTCATCCCGATCGATTCTTCCCAGCTTCCATCAGGTGTCTTTTCAAAATCAAGCCGCATGAGCCAATCAATGTAGAACTCATCACCCGAACGAATAATTCTGCGAAACTCAAATTCGGCGGCCTTGAGTGGCTTGAGGCCGTGTACAAAATAGTCACGGATTTCTGTCGAACGCGCAAACTGCTTGAAAGCATCCCGAAAATAGACCTCTTCCGCATATACGCGGGTGACATTCTCTCGCAGGTTTTCTTCCGTATAGTTGGTAAAAAGAGCCCTGACCCGGTTGAGCATTTCAGCCTCAGAATCACTGCCTTCCGCCGGCACCTCATGATTCGACGGATCGGTCCACTCGAGCGCCGCGTTGTACTTGTCATCAGGAACAGTCTGCGTGTGTATCATAGAATTACTTTTGGTCGTGCACCCGGTCATAAAAATCAGGCTTAGAAAGAGGGTTGCGATTAAAAATGCGTGAAGCAGTTTCATGATAAAGAAGCGCAGTGGTGAGGAAAAACTTACATCCCCATGAATGTAAGTTCTTTTTACAACAGTCGTTAGTTATAATTTATGAGCATTTCCATCAAATTAGCCGAGCACGGTCTTTTACCCGACAGCCTTATACGAACCGGTATCCGCAAATTACTTTCCGAGCGGCTGAAGTCCGCTCGCGGGAGCCACAAAACAGACAGCGACTGGATTAAGGAGCTTTCCGCCAAGCCGCTGGCCGAAGAGACGGACGCCGCCAACGAGCAACATTACGAGATTCCCGCCCCCTATTTTCAAACTGTCCTTGGAGAACATTTAAAATACAGCTGCGGTTACTGGCCCGACGAGGTTGACACTCTGGATGCTTCCGAGGCAGCCATGCTGAAGCTGAGCTGTGAACGGGCCGAACTGGATCAGGACCAGGACATCCTGGAGTTGGGCTGCGGATGGGGATCCCTGAGCCTCTGGATGGCAGAACATTACCCGCAGAGCCGTATCACTTCGATCAGCAATTCCCACTCGCAACGGAAGTATATCGAACAACGCGCCAAAGAAAGGGGGCTGGAGAACCTTCAGGTGGTCACCTGCGACATCAACGATTTCAAACCGGAAGGACATTACGATCGCGTCGTTTCCGTGGAAATGTTTGAGCATGTGCGCAACCACAGAAAGTTGTTTACCCAGATCGAGAACTGGTTGAGGCCGGGCGGAAAGTGCTTCGTGCACATATTCAGCCACCAGTCCGAAACCTATCTTTTTGAAGCTCGCGGGCCCAAGGATTGGATGTCGCGCTACTTTTTCAGTGGCGGGATCATGCCTTCTTCAACCCTTTTGATTTCAGCTGCCGAAGGTATTCTCAACCCCGAGGAAAAGTGGTTCGTCAATGGCAACCATTACAGCCGGACACTGGAAGCCTGGTTACAAAAGCAGGACGCTAATCGCGAAGACGTACTTCAAACCTTCCGGGAATGCTACGGAAGTAGCGCCAAATTGTGGTATCAGCGCTGGCGGATATTTTACATGGCCTGTTCGGAATTATTTGCGTACAACGAAGGCAGAGAATGGCCCGTGATGCATTACCGATTCGTCAAAGCGTAAGATGAAAGCCGAATCCCAGCGCAAGAAGATTGCTGTGGTCGGTTGTGGCGTGGCCGGTCTCACTGCGGCATGGTTACTCAATCGAAGGCACGAAGTCCATCTCTTCGAGAAAAACGACTACATAGGCGGACATACACGAACGCTCAAGATCAAGGACGGGGTAGATACCGGACTGGCCGTGGATACCGGGTTCATCGTGATGAACCACCGGAACTATCCGCTTTTTACAAAGGTTTTGAAGCAGCTCGGGGTGAAGCTTGCCGACAGCTCCATGACATTCAGCTTTCACGACAAGACTTCGGGCTACGGATACTCCGGCAATACTCTGAGTACGCTTTTCCCAAAGCTAAGTTACTACTTCATGCCCAAACATCTCGGCCTGGTTCGGGATCTCGCACGCTTTGCCCGCATTGGCTACCGCGACCTCCAGTCGGGCTACCTCGAGGGTAAGACTCTGGGGCAGTATTTCGAGAGCCGATCTTTCGGCCAGAACTTCCGTGAGAATTACTTCTACCCCATGGGGGCTGCAATCTGGTCTTCCCCCGTCGAGGAAATGGAAAATTTCCCAGCTCAGCCCTATCTGCATTTCCTGGAAAACCATGGTCTTCTACGCCTGACCAATCGTCCGCAGTGGAAATATGTCAAGGGAGGCAGCCGCAGCTATGTCAAAACGATGCTGAAGGATTTTAAGAAAAAGCCGAATCTGAATGCCGCTCCGGATGGCATTCGCCGGACGACAGACGGAGTCATTTTACGCAAGCAGGACGGAGAAGAGCTGGCATTCGATCATCTCGTAATTGGCGCGCATGCCGACGAAGCCCTGGCCATGCTCGATGACCCCAGTGAAGAAGAAAAAGCCAACCTGTCCGTTTGGCGATACCAACCAAACGAAGTCGTCCTGCACACCAGCGAAACACACCTTCCACCCGACCCAAAACAGTGGTCCTCCTGGAACTTCCTGCGCGAACCGGGCGACGGCAAGAGCCGCCCCGTACTGGTTAGCTACTACATGAACCGCTTGCAGAACCTAAAAACCGGAAACCACTACATCGTTACTTTGAATGCAGGTGCTTCCATACCCGAGGACAAGGTAATCAATCGCACGACGTTGACCCACCCACTCTACTCCGAACAGGCACTCGCCTCTCAGCCACGGCTTGCGCGAACGAACGGCAAACGGAATACCTGGTTTTGCGGCAGCTACTTCGGATACGGCTTTCACGAGGATGCGGTCCAGTCGGCAGTGGAAGTGGCAAAGGGCTTTGGCATCGAACTATGATCGAACATTCGAAGATCTATCGGGGGAAGGTGACCCACGAAAGAATCGGGCCGGTCGACCACACCTTCACCTACCCGATGACGTTTTTCTCCTTCGCGCTTGACGAATTGAAGGAAATTGAGAGCTCGACCTCACTTTTTGGTTACAACCAAAGCCGCCCGCTCCGGATCAGCGATAGCGATTTCCTGAGGGGCAGCAGCTTGTCCATCTCCGAACAGCTGAATGAATTCTTACCGCCCGAAAAAAACGACGAACGAACCTTTCTGATCAGCTCACCCCGGTATTTTGGATATGCGTTTAACCCGGTAAATTTCTACCTGCGTATGGACGGCGAAACACTCACCTGTGTCGTTGCCGAGGTGAACAATACCTTTGGTGACCGTCATATTTATCCGCTGAATGATCTGAAGCCGGAAGGACCATCTAAGTGGACCGCCAGCTGCGCAAAGGATTTTCACGTATCCCCGTTCAACGACATGTCCGGTGAATACCATTTCACCTTTCGTATCGAGAACAATGAACTTTTCCTGGGAGTGGACCTCTGGAAAAACGGCGAGTGTGCCATGAAAACCTGGATCGAAGGGCGGGGACTGCCTCTGACTGTCGGTCAGGTTATTCGTCATGCCCTTTTCCGCCCATTCGATACCGCAATCAACAGTATGCCGCGGATTCTCTGGCAGGCTGCCATACTGTACTATCGCAAAAAACTCCAAGTCTACAAGCGGCCCAGCCCGAGCTCCATCCATACAGTCAAGGACCGGGACAAACCGGACGATTGCCGCGATATCATCTAATACCAGCAACTTACTTTTAAGGTTAATATGAATCCCAAAACAGAGCTTTGACTTGTGCGGGCTCAATCCAATGAAGCCTCAGGCCACGTTGCCTCGCTGGTGAAAGCGGGGTGATCGAAACGTGGATTCGTCTTTTTAAAAGACAAAGGCACGCACTGTATTCTACCACTGTGTGACTTTTACGGGTGGCATACGGCGTCGGGACATGCGTGGTCTTGTCGCTACGCATGTCCCGATTGATCGCTCAGGGAGAACTTTTCTGAATTCGAAATCCATCCTTATTTGCGATGCTACCAATGGACAGGAAGGTTCATTCTCCGTTTATTGGCACAGATGCGATGATATTGCCAGTAACAGTCAGTGGATGATATAAGTCGCAGCTCGACCTCCGCCCCACTCCACCTAAATTAACAGGATGGATCATTTAAACCGCTACCTGGACGCTGCCGTACTTAAACCTGAAACAACTCGGGAAGAGGCTCAAGAAGCGATTAAAGCCTGCATTCGCCTAAAGACATTCAGCGTATGCGTACGTCCCTGCGATATCGAGCTGGCTCAGTCTCTTTGCCGGGGGACGGAGACGAAAGTCTGCGTGGTTTTGGGTTTTCCGCACGGGGACCAACTCTCAGCGAGCAAGGCCGACGAGGCTCGACATTATATCGAATCAGGTGTGGACGAAATCGACATGGTGGCAAACTATGGCTGGGCCAAATCGGGTGACTGGGATGCCGTGCGTGCCGACATCGCTGGCGTTGCCCGGCAATGTAAGGCAGCCAACGTGTTACTGAAGGTCATATTTGAGACGGCACAACTCACTGCCGGACAAATACAACGCCTTGCAGAAATTTCTATCGATGCCGGTGCAGACTACATAAAAACCTCAACCGGTTTTAACGGTGCAGGTGCGAAAGAATCAGATGTGCAAGTCATGCTCGAAACCGCTGCCGGCAAGGCCAAAGTCAAGCCCTCCGGCGGCATTCGCGACGCAGCGACCGCCCGTCGATTTATTGAGATGGGAGCCTCTCGTCTGGGGGTCGGCTGGACCTCTTGCGCCGCGATTTGTGAGGGCGGCGAAGTATCCGGGAGTGGCTACTGATCCTCCGAAGGCGTATATTCGGGCACGAACTTCTGAATCGTGGCCTTAATGGCAGGCGCATTGCGGCCGGCGGCGATGCTGGCGAGTTCCTTCTCCATGTGTTCAAAGTCCAGGCCATTCCGATCGGCGACGAAGCGCAATACACGCGGGTGGCGGGTCTTTTGAAGTTTTTCACTGATGTGCTGCACTTCCTCGAAACGCTTTTCACCGGGGCGTAGACCCGTATAAATGATCTCGATATCTTCTCCCGGGCGACAACCGCTTAACTGAATCATCTGTCGTGCTAGGTCATCAATTTTGACCGCTTCACCCATATCGAGAACAAATATTTCGCCCCCCTCACCCTGAGTGGCGGACTGAAGCACCAGACCAACTGCCTCCTTTACCGTCATAAAAAAGCGCTTCACCTCCGGATCGGTGACCGTAACCGGTCCACCTGCTGCAATTTGCCTCCGAAAAATGGTGATGACACTACCCGATGAGCCTAGTACGTTGCCGAAGCGCACGGACATGAACTTTGTGACATTACCCTCGGCATGCTGTTGCGCTGTTACAGACAACTCAGCCAAGCGCTTGCTGGCTCCCATCACGCTGGTCGGATTAATCGCTTTGTCCGTGGATATCATCACGAAGCGCTCGACCTTGAATTCGGAAGCAAGCCGGGCCAAACATGTGGTGGCCAGGAAATTGTTTCGCAGGGCCTCGTCCGGCTGGACCTCCATCAGATTAACGTGCTTATGCGCGGCGGCATGAAAGACGACTTCGGGCTGAAAATCTTCAAAACGAGCTCTGAGAACCTCCGTATTGTAAACATCCGCCACACAGGTCCGCACATCGACTTTGCACTCTGCCTCTTTCAGGAATATCTCTTGCTCTAGCTCGAAGATAGCTATTTCCGCCTGATCCAGACAGAGCATTTCGGACGGGGCATAAGTCAGGATTTGGGCAACCAGCTCTTTACCAATACTGCCCCCCGCGCCGGTGACCAAGACACGCTTTCCTTTGAGCATATCGCGGATATCCCCGGAATTCAGGTTTACCGGATCACGGCCGAGCAGATCCTCCAATTGCACCGGCCGTAGCTGTGATACCTGGGCTCGACCACTGACCAAGTCTGTAAGCGCCGGCACTGTGTCAACTTTCAGCCCCGCCTGACGGGCCAATTCAGCCACTTCGCGCATGCGCTTCACCGAGGCCGAGGGAAAGGCGATGACCGCCTTGTTCGCAGAATAACGCTTGGCCACCTTGGCCACTTCGTCGACAGTATCGGCCACAAGAAGACCATGGATGTAGCGCCCGACCTTTCGCGAATCATCATCGAGAAAAGCCACCGGTCGCATACCCAACCTTGCTTTACTCATGAGCTCGGCACAGAGACCTGCCCCGACTTCACCCGCACCAATAATAACAACATTATCCGCCGTATCTACCGAGAGCCAGTCCTCCGGCCCTCGACTTGACTTAACCCGCATCAGAATACGAAAAGCTGCGATCGCCAGAAAACTCAGCAGAAAATAAGTCAGTATAACCGCCCTCGGCGGCACGTTTTTGCCTCCGTAAAGATACCACATCGACAAGAGGATGAGGCAGTTCGCGAACAAGGCCGCAAACAACCGCATGGCATCCGGAAGACGGAAATAGGACAAAATTGAGTCCACCTGCCCACCCGCATAGAGTAGCATCAACTGTAAGCCGACGACCCACCAGATGGTATTGATGCGGTCCATCGCGTGTTGCGGATGAAGATCGATGCCGAAGTCAAAACGCAAGTCATAGGCTAGCCAGTAACTGGCGCCGGACACCAAGGCATAAAACAGCAGAAGTAATAAATTCCTGATGTTCAGGTATCGCCCTAGCATCGCCACAATCATGAGCGGAACCCTTCATTCAAGAAACTGATTATGGCATCGATGACACGTTGACGCTCCGCACCGGACATCCCGGAGCCGCTCGGCAGGCAAATGCCCTGGGCAAAGAGCGATTCGGCCACCTGACCGCCATAACAAACACAGCCGTCAAAGACCGGCTGCAGGTGCAATGGCTTCCAGACAGGACGTGCCTCAATATCCTCTGTTTCCAAGGCCGCAATCAGGGCATCACGCTGAGAGACACCTCCGCTAAGCGTCAAACAGGACAGCCAGTAGTTGGCTTCGTCCGGCTCTTGAATCGGCATCATCGCCACGTTCTGGTATTTATCGAACGCCGCCTTATATGCTTCAAAGTGGGCTCGCTTGGCAGATATGCGGCGCTTCAGGTCGGAGAATTGACTGAGCCCCAACCCGGCTAGCACATTACTCATGCGATAATTATAGCCGACTTCCCTGTGTTCGTAATGCAAAACAGGTTCACGCGCCTGAGCGGAAAGATATCGGGCCCGCGATAACCATTCCTGATGATTCGAGAGCAACATCCCTCCCCCGGATGTCGTAATTATTTTATTACCGTTGAACGAAAAAAAGGCGATGTCCCCCATCGAACCGGCGGGCCAGCCCTGGTAACTCGCACCGACAGCTTCAGCGGCGTCTTCAATCAGTGGCTTGTCATACTTACGGCAGAGCTCAATGATCTTCCCCATCTCCGCACACTGCCCGTATAGATGCACCACGATAACCGCCTTGATTGCGGAACGTTCCTGCAGGGCCTTTTCGAGCAGGGCAGGATCCATATTCCATGTGCGGCGCTCACTGTCGACAAAGACCGGCTCCGCCCCGAGATAACGGACCGGATTGGCGCTGGCGGCAAAAGTCATCGAGGGACAAATCACTTCATCCCCCTGACCGACCCCCAGAACCTGCAGGGCAAGGTGCAGTGCCGCTGTTCCGGAGCTGAGGGCCAGCGCATGCTTCACCCCGACACTGGATGCCACCGTCTTTTCAAATTCCTCCAAATGGGGCCCGACCGGCGCCACCCAGTTCGAAGCCAGCACGGCATCCACACTGGCATGATCCTGCATGGAAATGTCGGGCGGTGAGAGATAAATACGGGGCATACGCGCGTATGCTCAGTCATCGGACAAGAATTGACCAACTTTTTTTAAAATAAAGTACGAGGCTTCAAACAGTTGACCACCTCCGGCCAAAGCAAAGAGCAAGGACCAAGCTCCCCTTACAACCGCGAGATAAGCAGTTCGCGCTCAAAGATCATTTCCTTCGGCAGATGTGTGTGAAGCTTGAGGAAGAGTTCCTCGTGCGGGAGTGTCTGCATACGTATGCGTTCGCGATCAAAGTCCATTAGCTTGTCGTAGTCCTCCTCGCTAAAATCGATACCGCGCCAGTCCAGGTCTTCGTAACGTGGCATCCAGCCGATCGGAGTCTCCTTCGCCCCGGCTCGACCTGTCGCCCGCTCCACAATCCAACGAAGTGGCCGCATATTTTGGCTGAATCCCGGCCAGAGGAAATTACCCTCCTCACCCTTGCGGAACCAGTTCACGTTAAAAATCCGGGGCGTCTCATTCAAGTCGCGCTGCATACGAATCCAATGCCGGAAATAGTCACCCATGTGATAACCACAGAAAGGAAGCATGGCCATCGGATCACGGCGAATCTTGCCCACCGTGCCCTCGGCCGCAGCCGTCATTTCCGAGCCGATCGTCGCACCCAGATAAACACCATGTCCCCAGTTAAAAGCCTGAGTGACCAAAGGCACGTCACTCATCCGGCGACCCCCGAATACGATGGCATGAATCCGCACACCCTCAGGTTTCTCCCAATCCGGATCAATCACCGGGCAGTTGGCCGCCGGTGCCGTGAAACGGCTATTGGGATGCGCAGAAGGCGTTTCGCTGCCCGGAGTCCAGTCGTTTCCCTTCCAGTCGA
The window above is part of the Coraliomargarita sinensis genome. Proteins encoded here:
- a CDS encoding SAM-dependent methyltransferase, which codes for MSISIKLAEHGLLPDSLIRTGIRKLLSERLKSARGSHKTDSDWIKELSAKPLAEETDAANEQHYEIPAPYFQTVLGEHLKYSCGYWPDEVDTLDASEAAMLKLSCERAELDQDQDILELGCGWGSLSLWMAEHYPQSRITSISNSHSQRKYIEQRAKERGLENLQVVTCDINDFKPEGHYDRVVSVEMFEHVRNHRKLFTQIENWLRPGGKCFVHIFSHQSETYLFEARGPKDWMSRYFFSGGIMPSSTLLISAAEGILNPEEKWFVNGNHYSRTLEAWLQKQDANREDVLQTFRECYGSSAKLWYQRWRIFYMACSELFAYNEGREWPVMHYRFVKA
- a CDS encoding N-acetylglucosamine kinase yields the protein METYLGIDGGGSKTRALLVDANGRPLHYSESGPSNLNVYSKASVQASLRAVIDECLQVVNTQPFATCLGLAGAGNPETGRKLEAIVDPLGLGKFRIVSDAEIALEGAFSGGPGILLIAGTGSVCLAKSANGSTHQCGGWGWLADDAGSAAWIGQRALEAAVQQNDGRLEGQRLKDEVFAHLEIKDSKDISNRLYQPLLERSQLAELAKLVLQLAENGDDDAQLIQISALKELEKLVRATARVAGIHATVALAGGLLSHNQSFRRALEGRLSDFTIQEPEFNQLEGAVAQARKIRK
- a CDS encoding NAD(P)/FAD-dependent oxidoreductase, with translation MKAESQRKKIAVVGCGVAGLTAAWLLNRRHEVHLFEKNDYIGGHTRTLKIKDGVDTGLAVDTGFIVMNHRNYPLFTKVLKQLGVKLADSSMTFSFHDKTSGYGYSGNTLSTLFPKLSYYFMPKHLGLVRDLARFARIGYRDLQSGYLEGKTLGQYFESRSFGQNFRENYFYPMGAAIWSSPVEEMENFPAQPYLHFLENHGLLRLTNRPQWKYVKGGSRSYVKTMLKDFKKKPNLNAAPDGIRRTTDGVILRKQDGEELAFDHLVIGAHADEALAMLDDPSEEEKANLSVWRYQPNEVVLHTSETHLPPDPKQWSSWNFLREPGDGKSRPVLVSYYMNRLQNLKTGNHYIVTLNAGASIPEDKVINRTTLTHPLYSEQALASQPRLARTNGKRNTWFCGSYFGYGFHEDAVQSAVEVAKGFGIEL
- a CDS encoding DUF1365 domain-containing protein; the protein is MIEHSKIYRGKVTHERIGPVDHTFTYPMTFFSFALDELKEIESSTSLFGYNQSRPLRISDSDFLRGSSLSISEQLNEFLPPEKNDERTFLISSPRYFGYAFNPVNFYLRMDGETLTCVVAEVNNTFGDRHIYPLNDLKPEGPSKWTASCAKDFHVSPFNDMSGEYHFTFRIENNELFLGVDLWKNGECAMKTWIEGRGLPLTVGQVIRHALFRPFDTAINSMPRILWQAAILYYRKKLQVYKRPSPSSIHTVKDRDKPDDCRDII
- a CDS encoding aspartate:alanine exchanger family transporter, which codes for MQALHQLLTHQPMVALFAIIAVGLLLGSITIKGINLGSSGVLFSALLSGHLGYSIPGGVGTLGLVLFVYCVGIGAGGRFFASVAREGATLAKLALVIVATGGLITWAGASLLDLPSDLAAGIFAGALTSTPALAAATEGLKESGSGVSIGYGIAYPMGVIGVVLFVQLLPRILKHDLEKIAATHAAATEIEEKVENVLVEVTNQNLIGKKIADSGVANFNACQVSRIFKNGQLVPLSYEDSYSEGQLLLLVGRGREINIAIDYLGHRSHRNILKDVENERQQLLVTNRRIAGQSIRELAPLKHFGAVITRITRLGITFVPNASTIIETNDQLTAVGRSEDLKKFAKAVGHRSNAIDTTDLLSLSAGLTLGIIVGLIPIGLPGSTPVTLGLAGGPLFVALLLGHFGRVGRLVGHIPRPTRMLLQELGLVFFLANAGVRGGGALAETVNQYGVVLFGLGILVSVVPLIVAWPLARKLFHLDPLQSLGGICGGMTSTPALGAITAKTDSQVPVVSYVSAYPVALIVMILVAKMLIGVLS
- a CDS encoding nuclear transport factor 2 family protein is translated as MIHTQTVPDDKYNAALEWTDPSNHEVPAEGSDSEAEMLNRVRALFTNYTEENLRENVTRVYAEEVYFRDAFKQFARSTEIRDYFVHGLKPLKAAEFEFRRIIRSGDEFYIDWLMRLDFEKTPDGSWEESIGMTHMRFNADGKIIFHQDYWDPTDIVYKRIPVAKQLINFVKKKM